The Arachis hypogaea cultivar Tifrunner chromosome 16, arahy.Tifrunner.gnm2.J5K5, whole genome shotgun sequence genome contains a region encoding:
- the LOC112758361 gene encoding uncharacterized protein isoform X2 — MSISHAADSIGLKEIPRYEVKIIEEDDWMKGAQFGAAFAIGVDIDSQAIASASENATLNNIRPDKLQLHLIASQTSSSCRDDWPSRVVEGENAFEIDRVTHKDKYDVVIANILLNPLLNLADQIIFSVKPGAIIGLSGILSEQVQNLLQKYSLFLEGIEVSKMDDWACVSGRKRKNIDIC; from the exons ATGAGCATTTCACATGCTGCTGATTCTATTGGTTTGAAAGAGATACCAAGATATGAAGTTAAAATTATTGAGGAGGATGACTGGATGAAAGGAGCTCAG TTTGGTGCTGCCTTTGCCATTGGAGTCGATATAGATTCACAAGCAATTGCATCAGCATCTGAAAATGCTACTCTGAATAACATCAGACCAGACAAGCTGCAACTGCACTTGATTGCAAGCCAAACTTCTTCATCCTGCAGGGATGACTGGCCATCTAGAGTTGTCGAGGGAGAAAATGCTTTCGAGATAGACAGAGTCACTCACAAGGATAAATATGATGTGGTCATCGCAAACATACTTTTAAATCCTCTGTTAAATCTTGCTGATCAAATTATCTTTTCTGTAAAGCCTGGAGCAATTATTGGTCTCTCTGGAATCTTAAGTGAACAG GTCCAGAACTTATTACAGAAATATTCACTATTCTTAGAAGGCATAGAAGTGTCGAAAATGGATGACTGGGCCTGTGTGagtggcagaaaaagaaagaatatagATATCTGCTGA
- the LOC112758361 gene encoding uncharacterized protein isoform X1, with the protein MPKQRIRQYQRVKTNESSIFLEGEDINMSISHAADSIGLKEIPRYEVKIIEEDDWMKGAQFGAAFAIGVDIDSQAIASASENATLNNIRPDKLQLHLIASQTSSSCRDDWPSRVVEGENAFEIDRVTHKDKYDVVIANILLNPLLNLADQIIFSVKPGAIIGLSGILSEQVQNLLQKYSLFLEGIEVSKMDDWACVSGRKRKNIDIC; encoded by the exons ATGCCTAAGCAAA GAATCCGACAATATCAGAGGGTGAAAACCAACGAGAG TTCCATTTTTCTTGAAGGTGAGGATATAAATATGAGCATTTCACATGCTGCTGATTCTATTGGTTTGAAAGAGATACCAAGATATGAAGTTAAAATTATTGAGGAGGATGACTGGATGAAAGGAGCTCAG TTTGGTGCTGCCTTTGCCATTGGAGTCGATATAGATTCACAAGCAATTGCATCAGCATCTGAAAATGCTACTCTGAATAACATCAGACCAGACAAGCTGCAACTGCACTTGATTGCAAGCCAAACTTCTTCATCCTGCAGGGATGACTGGCCATCTAGAGTTGTCGAGGGAGAAAATGCTTTCGAGATAGACAGAGTCACTCACAAGGATAAATATGATGTGGTCATCGCAAACATACTTTTAAATCCTCTGTTAAATCTTGCTGATCAAATTATCTTTTCTGTAAAGCCTGGAGCAATTATTGGTCTCTCTGGAATCTTAAGTGAACAG GTCCAGAACTTATTACAGAAATATTCACTATTCTTAGAAGGCATAGAAGTGTCGAAAATGGATGACTGGGCCTGTGTGagtggcagaaaaagaaagaatatagATATCTGCTGA